The following are encoded in a window of Pseudomonadota bacterium genomic DNA:
- a CDS encoding nuclear transport factor 2 family protein yields the protein MADQTLEQRIARLEAHNDICKLMAEYLLVADQGYDPDKITAFFVEDATWESDAFGRHEGRQAIWDFFESLSGVLVFAAHFVTNPIITFETDDRVRGAWRLFQTATVNSDGALDSNLLVAAYDNVFVKVDGVWKFQAVNVYVNFFEPINKGWAESAKT from the coding sequence ATGGCTGACCAGACCCTCGAACAACGCATCGCCCGGCTTGAGGCGCATAACGACATTTGCAAATTGATGGCGGAATATCTGCTGGTCGCTGACCAGGGCTACGATCCCGATAAAATCACCGCCTTTTTCGTCGAGGACGCCACCTGGGAATCCGACGCCTTCGGCCGCCATGAAGGACGCCAAGCGATCTGGGATTTTTTCGAAAGCCTGTCGGGCGTACTGGTGTTCGCCGCCCATTTCGTCACCAACCCGATCATCACCTTCGAGACCGATGATCGCGTGCGCGGCGCCTGGCGCCTGTTTCAGACCGCCACCGTGAATAGCGACGGCGCTCTTGATTCAAACCTACTCGTTGCCGCTTATGACAATGTGTTCGTCAAGGTCGATGGCGTGTGGAAATTTCAGGCGGTCAACGTCTATGTCAATTTCTTCGAGCCGATCAACAAAGGCTGGGCAGAATCCGCCAAGACTTAA
- a CDS encoding ester cyclase, with product MSAREWMMSDRNMADQPIESFTELNDEERANLALLAQQCRGWSSQNIDEVVAPMAEDGVYHDITLPPAEGHAAIREFGAGWLEAVPDLSLYIETFCVQGNVVCDMGRMSGTISKEYFGLPNTGKRFDCQFSQICFIENHKISYLRGLWNAADMYNQVGWDVAGLKR from the coding sequence ATGAGCGCGCGAGAATGGATGATGAGCGATCGCAACATGGCCGATCAGCCGATCGAGAGTTTTACTGAACTGAACGATGAAGAGCGCGCCAATCTGGCACTTCTGGCGCAGCAATGCCGCGGGTGGTCGAGCCAGAATATCGACGAGGTGGTCGCGCCGATGGCGGAAGACGGGGTGTATCACGACATCACCTTGCCGCCGGCGGAAGGCCATGCCGCGATTCGTGAATTCGGTGCCGGGTGGCTCGAAGCGGTGCCGGATCTCTCGCTTTATATCGAGACGTTCTGTGTGCAGGGCAACGTGGTGTGCGATATGGGGCGCATGAGCGGCACCATTTCCAAGGAATATTTCGGCTTGCCCAATACGGGGAAAAGGTTCGATTGCCAGTTTTCGCAAATTTGCTTCATCGAAAACCACAAGATTAGCTATCTGCGGGGGCTGTGGAACGCCGCCGATATGTACAATCAGGTCGGTTGGGATGTGGCCGGCTTGAAACGCTAG
- a CDS encoding DMT family transporter, protein MKSVDIVARRSGGLFLSLLLIFIAGANFSFIFSVNKVATEAGVPFFAYVFWYTFGAGAVLFVVAAIRRELPRVDFIHLRAYGVAAALGIAFPFALLAFVAPKLPSGVAVLLVILTPAFTYLFSLLARLERIHIMSVAGLVLGVAGVLFIVIPSGSLPDADMAGWFILALLAPICFAGLNVYVELVRPPETASLSLAVGILLSSALLLLPLMLATGQLYIFPGPVQDGDLALLGAVVINIIMWPLFFEIVKRTGAFLMSMINVFGVVIGILWSIVLFGERHSGYVWLAAALMLLGLGLILARPIMSSRAKRAAADKA, encoded by the coding sequence ATGAAATCGGTTGATATCGTTGCCCGCCGGAGCGGCGGGCTGTTCCTATCGCTACTGCTGATTTTTATCGCCGGCGCCAATTTCAGCTTTATCTTTTCAGTCAACAAGGTCGCGACCGAAGCCGGGGTTCCATTTTTCGCCTACGTCTTCTGGTACACGTTCGGCGCCGGCGCGGTGTTGTTTGTCGTTGCCGCAATTCGCCGCGAATTGCCGCGCGTTGATTTCATCCATTTAAGGGCTTACGGCGTGGCCGCGGCGCTCGGCATCGCCTTTCCATTCGCGCTGCTCGCCTTTGTCGCGCCCAAATTGCCGTCCGGCGTGGCGGTGCTGCTGGTTATTTTGACTCCGGCGTTTACCTATTTATTTTCACTGCTCGCCCGTCTCGAGCGCATCCACATCATGAGTGTCGCTGGGCTCGTGCTCGGCGTCGCCGGCGTGTTGTTTATCGTCATTCCGAGTGGCAGCCTGCCGGACGCCGACATGGCTGGCTGGTTCATCCTCGCCCTGCTGGCACCGATCTGTTTTGCCGGTCTCAATGTTTATGTCGAACTGGTGCGCCCGCCGGAAACGGCTTCGCTTTCGCTCGCGGTCGGCATTCTGTTGTCGAGCGCTTTGCTGCTGCTGCCCTTGATGCTGGCGACCGGTCAGCTTTATATTTTCCCCGGACCGGTGCAGGACGGCGACCTCGCGCTTCTGGGTGCGGTGGTGATCAACATCATCATGTGGCCGCTGTTCTTCGAAATCGTCAAACGTACCGGTGCTTTTTTGATGTCGATGATTAACGTCTTCGGCGTGGTGATCGGCATTTTGTGGAGCATTGTCCTTTTTGGAGAACGCCATAGCGGCTACGTCTGGCTTGCCGCCGCGCTGATGTTGCTGGGCCTCGGGCTAATTCTGGCGCGGCCCATTATGTCGAGTCGGGCGAAACGCGCCGCCGCCGACAAGGCTTAG
- a CDS encoding SDR family oxidoreductase yields the protein MLFDLTGKVALITGASRGVGAAIAAGLSQHGATIILNGRNPETLEQTATELRAIGGQVHTSAFDVSDAEAITAAVGEIEATIGPVDILVNNAGVQHRQLLSELPEADWRRVLEINLTAPFLMAQSVARGMLRRKSGKIINICSLTSEITRPGIAPYTAAKGGLKMLTKSMAVEWAKDNVQVNAIGPGFLMTEMNKVLAEDEKFNEWVCGRTPAGRWGTPEEVAGAAVFLASEASNYITGQVIYVDGGFLSTM from the coding sequence ATGTTGTTCGATCTCACAGGAAAAGTGGCACTGATTACCGGAGCGAGCCGCGGCGTTGGCGCGGCGATTGCAGCGGGCCTTTCGCAGCACGGCGCGACCATTATCCTGAATGGCCGCAACCCGGAAACTCTGGAACAAACCGCCACAGAACTGCGCGCTATTGGTGGCCAGGTTCACACATCCGCCTTCGATGTGAGCGATGCCGAGGCGATCACAGCGGCGGTTGGCGAGATCGAGGCGACGATCGGGCCGGTCGATATATTGGTGAACAATGCCGGCGTTCAACACCGTCAATTGCTGAGCGAATTGCCCGAAGCCGATTGGCGGCGCGTGCTCGAAATCAATCTGACCGCACCGTTCTTGATGGCGCAATCGGTGGCGCGGGGCATGCTGCGGCGGAAGTCGGGAAAAATTATCAATATCTGCTCGTTGACCAGCGAAATTACCCGGCCCGGTATCGCGCCTTATACGGCGGCCAAAGGCGGCTTGAAGATGCTAACGAAATCTATGGCGGTGGAATGGGCAAAGGACAATGTGCAAGTCAACGCGATTGGTCCGGGCTTTTTGATGACGGAGATGAACAAGGTTCTGGCGGAGGACGAAAAGTTTAATGAATGGGTTTGCGGGCGGACACCGGCTGGGCGATGGGGCACACCGGAAGAAGTGGCGGGCGCCGCAGTCTTTCTCGCATCCGAGGCGTCAAATTACATTACCGGTCAAGTGATCTATGTCGATGGCGGCTTTCTCTCCACCATGTAA
- a CDS encoding HAMP domain-containing sensor histidine kinase, producing the protein MLRNLSLPLRFALIGGIVLLVAAGALAYVNQAASIARLKNMAEESNVALTFAMSNMLREEVGELMNIAPDLSAAELKQLPALRHINLAFTDATQGTRIVNIKIYSRSGMTVYSSDPSQIGEDKSDNAGFQSAIGNVVASTLTFRDQFNAFEETIFNRDLVSSYIPIFTTSGAPAASGVLEIYSDVTTLKSTISNLVWLILGVTIGILLVVYAVVLFTVVAGTRLTARKHQENLELQLELAERRRSEEVARVALDNEREMGKVRSNFVASVSHDFRTPLTTIHASADIMDRYAERLEPHEFKDNLENIKKQVSAITQVLDKILVGSKIGANKLECNPAVMDLGPFCRDLVQQMRLSTNAEQTVNLNFSGDLDQVVLDAQLLRHILNNLISNAIKYSSHGSTIDIKISRRGNQVEFRVADQGIGIEPAEIDNIFELYFRGGNAVGFSGTGLGLSTVKSAAEVHGGSAEVKSVAGQGTEFIVRIPLAG; encoded by the coding sequence ATGCTGCGCAATTTATCACTACCGCTTCGCTTCGCCCTTATCGGCGGCATTGTCCTGTTGGTGGCCGCAGGCGCGCTGGCCTATGTCAATCAGGCTGCTTCGATCGCACGGCTCAAGAACATGGCGGAAGAAAGCAACGTCGCGCTCACCTTTGCCATGTCGAACATGCTACGCGAGGAAGTCGGCGAGCTTATGAATATAGCGCCGGACCTCTCAGCAGCGGAGTTAAAGCAACTCCCCGCGCTACGGCACATCAACCTTGCCTTTACCGACGCCACGCAGGGAACGCGAATCGTCAATATTAAGATATACAGCCGCTCCGGCATGACGGTTTATTCCTCAGACCCCAGCCAGATCGGCGAGGACAAAAGCGACAACGCGGGATTTCAATCGGCCATCGGCAATGTGGTCGCCAGCACGCTGACCTTTCGCGACCAATTTAATGCATTCGAGGAAACAATTTTTAATCGCGACCTGGTCTCGAGCTACATCCCGATCTTCACGACCTCTGGCGCGCCGGCGGCGTCCGGCGTGCTAGAGATTTATTCCGACGTCACCACGCTCAAAAGCACGATCTCCAATCTAGTTTGGTTAATTCTGGGCGTCACGATCGGCATTCTCCTGGTGGTGTACGCCGTTGTTTTGTTCACGGTGGTTGCCGGCACCCGGCTGACGGCGCGCAAACATCAGGAAAACTTAGAGCTCCAGCTTGAGTTGGCCGAGCGCCGGCGGTCCGAGGAGGTCGCCCGGGTGGCGCTCGACAATGAGCGCGAGATGGGCAAGGTCCGGTCGAACTTTGTCGCCTCCGTGTCGCATGATTTCCGCACGCCGCTGACCACGATTCACGCCTCCGCCGATATCATGGACCGCTATGCCGAGCGCTTGGAACCGCATGAATTCAAGGACAATTTGGAAAATATCAAGAAGCAAGTATCGGCCATCACCCAAGTGCTCGACAAAATTCTTGTCGGTAGCAAGATCGGCGCCAACAAGCTGGAGTGCAATCCGGCGGTGATGGACCTCGGCCCGTTTTGCCGCGATCTGGTGCAGCAAATGCGCCTCAGCACCAATGCAGAGCAGACGGTAAATTTGAATTTTAGCGGCGATCTCGATCAGGTGGTGCTCGATGCGCAGCTGCTGCGCCATATCTTGAACAATCTAATATCAAACGCGATCAAATATTCTTCGCACGGAAGCACTATCGATATCAAAATTTCACGCCGCGGAAACCAGGTTGAATTTCGCGTTGCCGATCAAGGCATCGGCATCGAGCCGGCGGAGATCGATAACATCTTCGAGCTATATTTCCGGGGCGGCAACGCCGTCGGGTTCTCTGGCACGGGGTTGGGCCTGTCGACCGTAAAAAGTGCCGCCGAGGTGCATGGCGGCAGTGCTGAGGTAAAGAGCGTGGCGGGCCAGGGCACGGAATTTATCGTCCGTATTCCGCTCGCCGGTTAA
- a CDS encoding aromatic-ring-hydroxylating dioxygenase subunit beta, which produces MMKNSNLQEQDITAWFACYQFLAQEAECLDENRVTEWLDLLTADIHYEMPILVTRLRGEDPVVENGWHMKETFASLQARVARLGTDSAWGEDPPTRTRRVIGNVRAGQWNEGKIDVKSNLLLYLGRGDSAEYTVLAAERQDILRKEEQGLRLARRRVLLSHTTLPTQSIGVFL; this is translated from the coding sequence ATGATGAAAAATTCAAATTTACAGGAGCAGGACATAACGGCCTGGTTTGCCTGCTATCAATTTCTCGCGCAGGAAGCCGAGTGCCTCGACGAAAACCGCGTCACCGAATGGCTCGATTTATTGACTGCCGATATTCACTATGAAATGCCAATCCTGGTGACCCGGCTGCGCGGTGAAGATCCGGTTGTCGAAAACGGATGGCATATGAAGGAAACCTTTGCGTCGCTCCAAGCCCGCGTGGCCCGGCTCGGCACCGACAGTGCCTGGGGAGAAGATCCGCCAACACGCACCCGCCGGGTGATCGGTAACGTCAGAGCCGGGCAGTGGAACGAAGGGAAGATCGACGTTAAATCGAACCTCTTGCTTTATCTGGGCCGCGGCGATTCAGCGGAGTACACCGTGCTTGCCGCCGAACGTCAGGATATTCTGCGAAAAGAGGAGCAAGGTTTACGTTTGGCGCGGCGGCGGGTGCTATTATCCCATACAACCCTTCCAACTCAGAGTATCGGCGTCTTCCTATAG
- a CDS encoding aromatic ring-hydroxylating dioxygenase subunit alpha yields the protein MTSNPAANGLSPAIMRTRNLSPEMRARFEMLEKDIQQGLVPAWVFGSDPELYALERERLFPRAWTFVGHESEIPKRGDHLLRYIGEDSFILVRGADNQVRLLFNACRHRGSQVCAVERGNSEKFQCPYHGWTYDNIGHLIGAPSQGDAIGGLDRSQWGLHAAPRLELYRGLYFACLDNAAPSLADYLGDAAYYLDIFFALFDDLEVVGAPQRYMWPTNWKAGFDGFGDDYHLITLHRSLFDIGAIEIPFAANILGHHVITGGGHNTTISIAPSDESAFWGYPEEFAERYSFDKLDALQADLARRSRVLVGTVFPNFSYLIIPLTGTAGQPATGFAQVRLWQPRGDGKMEAWSWTLVPKSASAEFREKSYLAAVQTFGSTGVFDQDDGVAGRGMNRTSTSVFGCGMKLNYQAGFRVGTAEPIKDWQGPGLATSHRYEENSYRYTIRQWARFVTDDAYPELLPAPRELD from the coding sequence ATGACGTCGAACCCGGCAGCGAACGGCCTGTCCCCGGCAATAATGCGCACCCGCAACCTATCGCCAGAAATGCGCGCCAGGTTTGAGATGCTGGAAAAAGATATCCAGCAAGGCTTGGTGCCGGCATGGGTGTTCGGCAGCGATCCGGAGCTATATGCCCTGGAACGCGAGCGCCTGTTTCCCCGGGCGTGGACATTTGTCGGCCATGAATCTGAAATTCCAAAGCGCGGCGATCATCTGCTGCGCTATATCGGCGAGGACTCGTTCATTCTTGTTCGCGGCGCCGATAATCAAGTCCGGCTGTTGTTCAACGCGTGCCGCCATCGCGGCTCTCAGGTTTGCGCGGTGGAACGCGGCAACAGCGAGAAATTTCAATGCCCCTATCACGGCTGGACATATGACAATATCGGCCATCTCATCGGCGCGCCGTCACAGGGCGATGCGATCGGCGGCCTCGATCGCAGCCAATGGGGCTTGCATGCGGCGCCTCGGCTTGAGCTCTATCGCGGCTTGTATTTCGCTTGTTTAGATAACGCCGCGCCGTCGCTCGCAGATTACCTTGGCGATGCGGCCTATTATCTCGATATTTTCTTCGCTCTGTTCGACGATCTCGAAGTCGTCGGCGCACCGCAGCGCTATATGTGGCCAACCAATTGGAAAGCCGGGTTTGACGGCTTTGGCGATGATTATCACTTGATCACCCTGCACCGTTCGTTGTTCGACATCGGCGCAATCGAGATTCCCTTCGCGGCCAATATTCTCGGCCACCATGTCATCACCGGCGGCGGACACAACACCACCATATCAATCGCACCGAGCGATGAATCCGCGTTCTGGGGATATCCCGAAGAATTCGCTGAGCGCTATTCGTTCGACAAACTCGATGCGCTGCAAGCCGATCTCGCGCGCCGCAGCCGCGTGCTGGTCGGCACCGTGTTCCCCAATTTCTCCTACCTCATCATCCCCCTAACCGGCACCGCTGGGCAGCCCGCCACCGGGTTCGCGCAGGTGCGCCTCTGGCAGCCGCGCGGCGACGGCAAGATGGAAGCGTGGAGCTGGACCCTGGTGCCGAAGAGCGCGTCGGCCGAGTTTCGCGAAAAATCCTATCTGGCGGCGGTGCAAACCTTCGGCAGCACCGGCGTGTTCGATCAGGACGACGGCGTCGCCGGACGTGGGATGAACCGCACCAGCACAAGCGTTTTCGGCTGCGGCATGAAATTAAACTATCAGGCCGGATTTCGCGTCGGCACCGCCGAACCGATCAAGGATTGGCAGGGCCCCGGACTCGCGACCTCACACCGCTATGAGGAGAACTCCTACCGCTACACAATTCGGCAATGGGCGCGATTCGTAACGGACGATGCCTATCCGGAGCTGCTGCCGGCACCGCGCGAACTCGACTGA
- a CDS encoding alcohol dehydrogenase catalytic domain-containing protein, with protein MRAVLCTGTNQFSVEDIDVPQPQAREVRIRIVAAGICHTDLSVVRGNFDVPKPVVLGHEGCGYVDAVGPDVREVALGDPVICSIIMPCNACPQCDRGALSICDRWFETAFSGVMPDGTTRLRRGGNDINSFFSQSSFAEYAVVPVSAVVKVRPDAPLEKLAGLACGISTGLGASMIRAPVQPGATIAVLGAGGVGIATMLGARALKALRVIAVDLVPTKLDNALTSGAATDAVLAGPNAIDDILKLTPGGRGVDIFYDAVGAAGTIEAGIAATRAGGTIVAIGIMKNDLEYSVPLRGLINEKIITGTNGGSIVPRRDIPRFVDLMMAGELPFDAITDRYYDISEIAAAFDDLEGHKITRGAIRFPQPCS; from the coding sequence ATGCGAGCCGTCCTATGCACTGGCACAAATCAATTCTCCGTCGAGGATATTGATGTTCCGCAACCGCAGGCGCGCGAGGTCCGGATAAGGATCGTCGCCGCCGGCATTTGCCATACCGATCTCTCGGTGGTGCGCGGCAATTTCGATGTGCCGAAGCCGGTGGTGCTCGGCCATGAAGGCTGTGGCTACGTCGATGCGGTCGGGCCGGACGTGCGCGAAGTAGCGCTCGGCGACCCGGTGATCTGCTCCATCATCATGCCGTGCAACGCCTGCCCGCAATGTGATCGCGGCGCCCTGTCGATCTGCGATCGCTGGTTTGAGACCGCTTTCAGCGGCGTCATGCCCGACGGCACGACGCGGCTCCGGCGCGGCGGCAATGACATCAACAGTTTCTTTTCGCAATCCTCATTCGCCGAATATGCCGTTGTCCCGGTCTCAGCGGTGGTCAAGGTGCGCCCCGATGCGCCGCTCGAAAAATTGGCCGGCCTGGCCTGCGGCATCTCTACCGGTCTTGGCGCGTCCATGATCCGCGCGCCCGTGCAGCCCGGCGCAACGATTGCTGTGCTGGGCGCCGGCGGCGTCGGCATCGCCACCATGCTGGGTGCGCGCGCGCTCAAGGCGTTGCGCGTGATCGCCGTCGATCTCGTACCGACAAAGCTCGACAACGCGCTCACCTCCGGCGCCGCGACAGATGCCGTGCTCGCCGGCCCCAATGCCATTGACGATATATTGAAGCTGACACCGGGCGGCAGGGGTGTCGATATTTTCTATGATGCCGTCGGCGCCGCCGGCACCATCGAGGCCGGCATCGCCGCGACCCGGGCCGGCGGCACAATCGTCGCTATCGGCATCATGAAAAACGATCTTGAATATTCGGTGCCGTTGCGCGGCTTGATTAATGAAAAAATTATTACCGGGACCAATGGCGGCTCAATTGTTCCGCGCCGCGATATCCCGCGCTTCGTCGACCTCATGATGGCCGGCGAACTGCCGTTCGACGCCATCACCGACCGATACTACGATATCTCCGAGATTGCGGCGGCCTTCGACGATTTGGAAGGCCATAAGATCACCCGCGGGGCAATTCGATTCCCGCAGCCTTGTTCATAA
- a CDS encoding cysteine hydrolase: MTDDTESTTPFEIVRWDLNPGRTVLVIIDAQNDFLHPDGWYGQKGIDISHMRRTIAPTRQLLKDIRAKNIPVVWTRHGCRGVEDGGPFMQLRPFLKEGGLRQGSWGYQIFDELGPREDDWYVEKSRLSAFYNSNLETVLRALNADTVLIVGVLTNQCVAATSKDAMFRDFRPIVIEDCTGTTLPHLHAPAIEMMQVGWSEVRDLESALSEIRQLSPAR; the protein is encoded by the coding sequence ATGACGGATGATACAGAATCGACGACACCGTTCGAAATTGTGCGCTGGGATCTCAACCCTGGGCGCACAGTGCTCGTCATCATTGATGCGCAGAATGATTTTCTCCACCCGGACGGTTGGTATGGCCAGAAGGGCATCGATATTTCCCATATGCGGCGCACCATCGCGCCGACACGCCAGTTGCTGAAGGATATCCGCGCCAAAAACATCCCTGTGGTGTGGACGCGCCATGGCTGCCGCGGGGTGGAAGACGGCGGACCGTTCATGCAACTCCGCCCGTTTCTCAAGGAAGGCGGCTTGCGCCAAGGCAGTTGGGGCTATCAAATATTTGACGAGCTCGGCCCGCGCGAAGACGATTGGTACGTGGAGAAATCGCGCCTCAGCGCCTTCTACAACAGCAATCTTGAGACCGTCCTGCGCGCGCTTAATGCAGATACCGTGCTGATCGTTGGCGTGCTCACCAACCAATGCGTGGCGGCAACCTCCAAAGATGCGATGTTTCGCGACTTTCGGCCGATTGTGATTGAGGACTGCACCGGCACCACGTTGCCGCACCTGCACGCCCCGGCAATCGAAATGATGCAGGTCGGCTGGAGCGAAGTACGCGATCTTGAGTCTGCGCTGAGCGAAATTCGCCAGCTCTCACCGGCGCGCTGA
- a CDS encoding acyl-CoA dehydrogenase family protein — MQLGEPSWMNEEYAIVRDSVQKFIAAEIAPHYEAWEQAGIMPRDIWTKLGAHGLLAPDMPEEYGGAGGTFEHLAVVIAEFARHGYASFAGSMLGVHSGIINHYILNNGSAEQKARYLPAMASGEMVAAIAMTEPGAGSDLQGVTTTAKRDGNGYILNGAKTFISNGQHCDVVVVIAKTDSTVAGSKGISLLFVEKDAAGFSRGRNLDKIGLHSADTSELFFADVRVEGDAVLGPEHGGFGVLMTELPRERLTLAIGSLAAAEGAMQWTIDYIQERQVFGQPIGKYQNTRFKIAEMMTELRSLRAFIDDCTRLLSTDDLDTVTASMAKLKATELQGEIIDGCLQFFGGYGYMREFPISRAFVDARVQRIYGGTSEVMKEIIARDILGR; from the coding sequence ATGCAATTGGGTGAACCATCTTGGATGAACGAGGAATATGCGATCGTCCGGGATTCGGTGCAGAAATTCATCGCCGCCGAGATTGCGCCGCATTATGAGGCGTGGGAGCAAGCCGGCATCATGCCGCGTGACATCTGGACCAAGCTCGGCGCGCACGGCCTGCTCGCCCCCGACATGCCGGAGGAATATGGCGGCGCCGGCGGAACTTTCGAACATCTGGCGGTAGTCATCGCCGAGTTTGCCCGGCACGGCTATGCGAGCTTTGCCGGCAGCATGCTCGGCGTCCATTCCGGCATCATTAATCATTATATTTTGAACAATGGCAGCGCCGAGCAGAAAGCGCGCTATCTGCCGGCGATGGCGTCCGGCGAGATGGTGGCCGCCATCGCCATGACCGAACCCGGCGCCGGATCGGACCTCCAAGGCGTGACCACGACGGCGAAGCGCGACGGCAATGGCTATATCCTGAACGGCGCCAAGACTTTCATTTCCAACGGCCAGCATTGCGACGTCGTCGTGGTGATCGCCAAAACCGACAGCACGGTCGCCGGCTCCAAAGGCATCAGCCTGCTGTTTGTCGAGAAAGACGCTGCCGGCTTTAGCCGCGGTCGCAATCTCGATAAGATCGGCCTGCACTCCGCCGACACCTCGGAACTGTTCTTCGCCGACGTCCGGGTTGAGGGCGATGCCGTTCTCGGCCCCGAACATGGCGGATTCGGCGTGCTGATGACTGAATTGCCGCGCGAGCGCTTGACGCTGGCAATTGGCTCTCTGGCCGCCGCCGAGGGCGCGATGCAATGGACGATCGACTACATCCAGGAACGCCAGGTCTTTGGCCAGCCGATCGGAAAATATCAGAACACCCGTTTCAAGATAGCCGAAATGATGACCGAACTGCGCTCGCTGCGCGCCTTTATCGACGATTGCACAAGACTGCTATCGACCGACGATCTCGACACCGTGACGGCCAGCATGGCCAAGCTCAAAGCCACCGAATTGCAGGGCGAAATCATCGATGGCTGCCTGCAATTCTTCGGCGGCTATGGCTATATGCGCGAGTTTCCGATCAGCCGCGCCTTCGTTGACGCGCGAGTGCAGCGCATCTATGGCGGCACGTCGGAGGTAATGAAGGAAATTATCGCGCGCGACATCCTCGGGCGATGA
- a CDS encoding glutathione S-transferase family protein, producing the protein MSALIIHALPLSTYGRTCTLALIEKGVPYELDPAQPQSAEQLERHPWGPVPAMTHGDIRLYETLAITSYIDTNFDGPALQPDDPLQRARMNQWISVFIQYLYRPGIDIVLQRLVIPAFGGTTNEDLILESMPKAAKALTALDGALGKQKYFASDKPTLADFFVFPVLSVLEMTAEGKSLLNATQNLRPWSARMAERDSAKKTVPPAL; encoded by the coding sequence ATGTCTGCTTTAATCATCCATGCGCTGCCGCTCAGCACCTATGGCCGCACCTGCACCCTCGCCCTGATCGAAAAAGGCGTGCCGTACGAGCTAGACCCGGCCCAGCCACAATCTGCGGAGCAGTTGGAACGCCATCCCTGGGGCCCAGTGCCGGCGATGACCCATGGCGATATTCGCCTCTATGAGACGCTCGCGATCACCTCTTACATCGACACAAATTTCGACGGACCCGCCTTACAGCCGGATGATCCGCTGCAACGTGCCCGCATGAATCAATGGATATCGGTATTTATCCAATATCTCTACCGCCCGGGAATCGATATCGTCCTGCAACGGCTGGTCATTCCGGCCTTCGGCGGCACGACAAATGAAGACCTTATATTAGAAAGCATGCCCAAGGCGGCAAAAGCCCTCACCGCACTCGACGGCGCGCTCGGTAAACAAAAATATTTTGCCAGCGACAAGCCAACGCTGGCGGATTTCTTCGTTTTCCCAGTGCTTTCAGTTTTGGAGATGACCGCAGAAGGCAAGTCACTGCTCAACGCGACGCAAAATCTCAGGCCCTGGTCAGCGCGCATGGCAGAGCGTGACAGCGCCAAGAAAACCGTTCCGCCGGCGCTTTGA
- the yghU gene encoding glutathione-dependent disulfide-bond oxidoreductase: MPETSSYTPPKVWKDVNENGGTWASINRPTAGATHEQELPVGKHPLQLYSLATPNGVKVTILLEELLALGHKGAEYDAFLIEIGDSQQFGSGFVALNPNSKIPALLDQSTSPGTRVFESGAILLYLAEKFGEFVPQELSARAECYSWLFWQMGSAPYLGGGFGHFYAYAPEKFEYPIDRYAMEAKRQLDVLDQNLSERRYLCGDDYNIADIATYAWYGNLVLNNSYDAAEFLDVASYKHVVRWATEIEQRPAVKRGRRVNKTSGPEDERLPERHDASDLD; this comes from the coding sequence ATGCCCGAAACATCGTCCTATACGCCGCCAAAAGTTTGGAAAGACGTTAATGAAAACGGTGGCACATGGGCCAGCATCAATCGCCCGACCGCCGGTGCAACGCATGAGCAGGAGCTGCCGGTCGGCAAGCATCCGTTGCAGCTCTATTCGCTGGCGACGCCGAACGGCGTCAAAGTCACGATCCTGCTGGAGGAACTGCTGGCGCTCGGACATAAGGGGGCTGAATATGATGCCTTCCTGATCGAGATCGGCGATAGCCAGCAGTTCGGCAGCGGCTTCGTCGCGCTCAACCCGAACTCTAAGATTCCGGCCTTGCTCGATCAGAGCACATCGCCGGGAACGCGGGTGTTTGAATCAGGCGCGATCCTCCTCTACCTGGCGGAAAAGTTCGGAGAGTTTGTTCCGCAGGAGCTATCGGCACGGGCCGAATGTTATTCCTGGCTGTTTTGGCAAATGGGAAGCGCGCCCTATCTCGGCGGCGGATTCGGCCATTTCTACGCCTATGCGCCGGAAAAATTCGAATACCCGATCGACCGCTATGCGATGGAAGCGAAACGCCAGCTTGATGTCTTGGATCAAAATTTGTCGGAGCGGCGCTACCTGTGCGGCGATGACTACAACATCGCTGACATCGCCACCTATGCCTGGTATGGCAATCTGGTGCTGAATAATTCTTACGATGCGGCGGAATTCCTCGACGTGGCGTCGTATAAACATGTCGTCAGATGGGCGACGGAAATAGAACAGCGCCCGGCGGTCAAGCGCGGCCGGCGGGTCAATAAAACCTCGGGACCGGAAGACGAACGCCTCCCCGAACGCCACGACGCAAGCGACCTCGATTGA